Proteins encoded within one genomic window of Bacillus sp. F19:
- a CDS encoding DMT family transporter, with translation MRKSIHVTAGIYAAVSISFWGISFVSTKAVLVQLEPFTLLVLRFGIASLFLFLLLFILRQPLKIKMDYLPEVFILAVLGIFVHQVIQAAALQSIQASQAGWIISFSPIFTAVLASLFLKETFTLFKAAGMTIAVLGVLLITSHGQGGSLTFHANAGYALMILSTLNWAVYSILIKKLKIPYPALTITFYTSFFGFMMTIPFFIRNNGWIQMSVLTQENWTHLLFLGIFVSAVAYWFWGKALEVMEATKVSSFLYFEPLATVIAAVILLNEPILLMSGAGGLLIIAGVMIVNRKYS, from the coding sequence ATGAGGAAATCAATTCATGTCACGGCAGGTATCTATGCAGCTGTCTCAATTTCTTTCTGGGGAATTTCCTTTGTATCAACAAAAGCCGTTTTAGTTCAGCTGGAACCTTTTACATTGCTTGTTTTGCGTTTTGGTATTGCATCACTCTTTTTATTCCTCCTTCTTTTCATCCTTCGACAGCCTTTAAAAATAAAAATGGATTATCTCCCTGAGGTTTTTATACTTGCCGTACTCGGCATCTTTGTCCATCAAGTCATTCAGGCTGCAGCACTGCAGTCCATTCAGGCATCGCAGGCAGGATGGATCATCTCTTTTTCCCCGATTTTCACAGCTGTTCTGGCATCTCTATTTTTGAAAGAAACGTTTACGCTTTTTAAAGCAGCAGGCATGACAATTGCTGTACTAGGCGTTCTCTTGATTACATCTCATGGACAAGGCGGGTCATTAACCTTTCATGCAAATGCGGGATACGCACTGATGATCTTAAGTACATTAAATTGGGCGGTTTATTCCATTCTTATAAAAAAATTAAAAATCCCTTATCCTGCATTAACCATTACTTTTTATACAAGCTTTTTTGGTTTTATGATGACAATTCCATTCTTTATAAGAAATAACGGCTGGATTCAGATGAGTGTACTGACTCAGGAAAACTGGACTCATTTGCTGTTTCTCGGAATCTTTGTCTCGGCAGTCGCTTACTGGTTTTGGGGAAAAGCCCTGGAGGTCATGGAGGCGACTAAAGTGTCATCCTTTCTTTACTTTGAACCGCTTGCAACTGTTATTGCGGCAGTCATCTTGCTGAATGAACCGATTTTATTAATGAGCGGGGCAGGCGGTTTGTTGATTATTGCCGGTGTGATGATTGTAAATCGTAAATATTCATAA
- a CDS encoding DUF421 domain-containing protein has protein sequence MEFLHTGLDLIVGFFGLFFLTRILGKTQITQITTFDFISALVLGELVGNAVFDDDTGILKILFAISVWGSLIYLLEIITQKWKNTRAFLEGRPTIIIHKGRIIRESLKASKLDLNQLQHLVRARGAFSLSEVAFAVLETDGTVNILKKPEFEMPTRSDFSMPEEKAILPFSMILDGEVLLDNVQEAGFSEEWLQEELKKQNIKTYKEVLYAEWLEGEGLYLQKMN, from the coding sequence ATGGAGTTTTTACATACAGGTCTTGATTTAATCGTTGGGTTTTTTGGATTATTCTTTTTAACAAGAATTTTAGGTAAAACCCAAATTACCCAAATTACTACATTTGACTTCATTTCTGCTCTAGTACTTGGGGAGCTTGTAGGAAATGCCGTATTTGACGACGATACTGGCATACTTAAAATACTGTTCGCTATCTCAGTATGGGGATCTCTTATTTATCTTCTTGAAATTATTACGCAAAAATGGAAGAACACGAGAGCCTTTTTAGAAGGAAGGCCCACCATTATTATTCATAAGGGCAGAATTATTCGTGAAAGTTTAAAAGCAAGCAAGCTTGATCTCAATCAGCTTCAGCATCTGGTAAGAGCAAGAGGCGCATTTTCATTGAGTGAAGTAGCTTTTGCTGTTCTGGAAACAGATGGGACAGTAAACATTTTAAAAAAACCTGAATTTGAAATGCCGACGCGAAGTGATTTTAGCATGCCGGAAGAAAAGGCAATTCTGCCTTTTTCAATGATTCTTGATGGAGAAGTCCTGCTTGATAATGTACAGGAAGCAGGATTTTCAGAAGAATGGCTGCAGGAAGAGCTCAAGAAGCAAAATATAAAGACCTACAAGGAGGTCTTATACGCTGAATGGCTTGAAGGAGAAGGACTTTACCTTCAAAAAATGAATTAA
- a CDS encoding ATP-dependent helicase, translated as MICGKFKDEFIQLPYLARERFQQIYEASLHGKVTCACCNQPLKLYLGIKQKPYFYHADHAIHEQCEQYSETIQQAAASKEIVHKETNGFRMPAQRAIGGDQPKKETSWKPYQLAKLGQTPLRVKEKTAAKSILKVNLDDTQLEAVTTIDGPLLVLAGAGSGKTRVLTTRALYMMEEQQINPGSIMLVTFTSKAAQEMKHRLNEYAASPSSGRLVCGTFHSIFYKILMHSDPERWNGQHLIKWDWQKEQYIKSAGRELGLNEKEFPYDQALQQISFWKNTFLSNRGIKPETEWEEQALFLYEKYEEMKSAQNQFDFDDMLIKCYVLLAENPELLAQYQNRFRYFLVDEFQDINPVQYELLKMLSSHTNQLCVVGDDDQSIYAFRGSDPSFILNFKNDFPDAKIVTLAENYRSSHEIVSSANSVISKNKQRHQKAMNAQYQNEAPPLFFFPHDEEEEATLVVNDMKEKLENGAKPGEFAVLYRTHTAGRAIFERLAQSSIPFTIEQEGLSFYERRMIKGLLAYLRLGMNPDDSAAIVHVMSALFIKQSALNDLKAFSITYDCTFVEALTKLEALQPFQKAKIKRIVPMFAKLKTLKPTAAIDIIEKDMGFSDFLKKRGNEGNAIEKGSDDLKDLRVLANKFDTVAELLEHVEHMTAKSKEWKQKRDPHAVQLMTVHRAKGLEYEHVYILGAVDGGLPHDFALDSFRKGDEKPIEEERRLMYVAMTRAKSSLSVSVPQYRRGRKAIPSRFIRGLMV; from the coding sequence TTGATTTGCGGAAAATTTAAAGATGAATTTATACAGCTCCCTTACTTGGCCAGAGAACGTTTTCAGCAGATCTATGAAGCAAGCCTTCATGGAAAAGTGACATGCGCATGCTGTAATCAGCCATTAAAGCTATACTTAGGCATCAAACAAAAACCTTATTTTTATCATGCTGATCATGCGATACATGAGCAATGTGAACAATACAGCGAAACGATTCAGCAGGCTGCTGCCTCAAAAGAAATCGTTCATAAAGAAACAAACGGTTTCCGCATGCCTGCCCAAAGAGCCATAGGCGGGGATCAGCCAAAAAAAGAAACTTCCTGGAAGCCTTACCAGCTTGCAAAACTAGGACAAACTCCCTTGCGTGTAAAAGAAAAAACGGCTGCAAAAAGCATTCTGAAAGTAAATCTTGATGATACACAACTTGAAGCTGTTACTACTATTGACGGTCCGCTTCTTGTTCTCGCTGGCGCCGGGAGCGGCAAAACCCGCGTTTTAACTACACGCGCACTTTACATGATGGAGGAACAGCAAATAAACCCAGGCTCCATTATGCTTGTCACCTTCACTTCAAAGGCAGCACAGGAAATGAAACACCGTTTGAATGAATATGCCGCATCGCCTTCATCAGGAAGGCTGGTTTGCGGTACCTTCCACAGCATCTTTTACAAAATATTGATGCACAGTGATCCCGAAAGATGGAATGGTCAGCACTTAATTAAATGGGACTGGCAGAAAGAGCAGTACATAAAATCCGCCGGACGCGAGCTTGGTCTAAATGAGAAGGAGTTTCCATACGATCAGGCTCTGCAGCAGATCAGCTTTTGGAAAAATACGTTTCTCTCTAACCGCGGCATTAAGCCTGAAACAGAATGGGAAGAACAGGCCTTATTCCTTTACGAAAAATATGAAGAAATGAAGAGCGCTCAGAATCAGTTCGATTTTGATGATATGCTGATCAAATGCTACGTGCTTTTAGCAGAAAATCCTGAACTGCTTGCCCAATATCAAAACCGATTCCGCTATTTTCTCGTTGATGAATTCCAGGACATTAATCCCGTTCAGTACGAGCTTTTAAAAATGCTGTCATCTCACACAAATCAGCTTTGTGTTGTCGGAGATGATGATCAATCCATTTACGCATTCAGGGGCAGTGATCCGTCTTTTATCCTGAATTTCAAAAATGATTTTCCTGATGCGAAAATTGTGACACTTGCAGAGAATTACCGGTCAAGCCACGAAATTGTTTCTAGTGCCAATTCGGTTATTTCTAAAAATAAACAGCGCCACCAAAAAGCCATGAACGCTCAATATCAAAATGAGGCACCTCCGCTCTTCTTTTTTCCTCATGATGAAGAAGAGGAAGCGACGCTTGTTGTGAATGACATGAAGGAAAAGCTTGAAAACGGGGCAAAGCCGGGTGAATTTGCTGTGCTGTACCGGACCCATACGGCTGGCCGTGCCATTTTCGAGCGGCTCGCTCAATCGAGCATCCCTTTTACGATTGAACAGGAAGGCCTTTCTTTTTACGAAAGGAGAATGATTAAGGGGCTGCTTGCTTACTTAAGGCTTGGGATGAACCCTGATGATTCTGCAGCCATCGTCCATGTGATGAGCGCCCTGTTTATAAAACAGAGTGCCCTGAACGACTTAAAGGCTTTTTCCATCACATACGATTGTACATTTGTTGAAGCACTGACCAAACTGGAGGCCCTTCAGCCTTTTCAAAAGGCAAAAATCAAGAGGATTGTCCCGATGTTTGCAAAGCTGAAAACATTAAAGCCTACAGCTGCCATTGATATAATTGAAAAAGATATGGGGTTCTCTGACTTTTTGAAAAAACGGGGCAATGAAGGCAACGCCATTGAAAAAGGCTCGGACGATCTGAAAGATTTAAGAGTGCTTGCCAATAAATTCGATACGGTTGCGGAACTTTTGGAGCATGTCGAGCATATGACAGCCAAATCGAAAGAATGGAAACAAAAGCGTGATCCACATGCCGTTCAGCTGATGACGGTGCACCGGGCGAAGGGTTTAGAATATGAACATGTCTATATTCTGGGGGCAGTAGACGGAGGCCTTCCGCATGACTTTGCCCTGGACTCCTTCCGAAAAGGCGATGAAAAGCCAATCGAAGAAGAACGCCGCTTAATGTATGTCGCCATGACACGTGCTAAATCTTCTCTGTCAGTTTCTGTTCCTCAATACAGACGCGGACGGAAAGCGATTCCGTCACGCTTTATCAGAGGGCTGATGGTTTGA
- a CDS encoding YjcG family protein, giving the protein MKYGIAIFPSKKLQDSANSYRKRYDTNYALIPPHLTLKQPFEATDEQVRDISRELRQIAQRMQPLSLSIRKFSSFSPVNNVIYLKVEPTEEILNLYDALHDEYFSDIEPEYAFVPHITIGQELSDDELSDVLGHLKMTDFQHEETVDRFHLLYQLENGSWTVFETFLLGKEGL; this is encoded by the coding sequence ATGAAGTACGGTATTGCCATTTTTCCATCAAAAAAACTGCAGGATTCAGCTAACTCTTACCGAAAGCGCTATGACACCAACTATGCTTTGATCCCGCCTCATTTGACGCTTAAACAGCCATTTGAAGCGACAGATGAGCAGGTAAGGGACATTTCAAGAGAACTGCGTCAGATTGCACAAAGAATGCAGCCGCTCTCACTCTCAATCAGAAAATTCAGTTCCTTTTCACCAGTAAACAACGTCATTTATCTTAAAGTTGAACCGACAGAAGAAATATTGAACCTGTATGATGCTCTGCATGATGAATACTTCTCTGATATTGAGCCTGAATATGCTTTTGTTCCTCATATTACGATTGGTCAAGAGCTGTCTGATGATGAGCTTTCAGATGTGCTTGGCCACCTGAAAATGACAGATTTTCAGCATGAAGAAACGGTTGACCGCTTCCATCTTCTCTATCAGCTGGAAAATGGATCATGGACGGTTTTTGAGACATTTCTTCTTGGAAAGGAAGGTCTGTAG
- a CDS encoding YfmQ family protein translates to MTWAVLLSLILMSAVKIVMTCIPTFGAEWLISKFEIHSKLTDSNSTLTINGDLLEGEDKIQVINYFNEATFFKKYYIYPGSEKLFLHPENGGTPIVIETKRGKKDVRLFVYSYKDHVYVVKQNKKKIAAYSLLSDSLQKRSNSVTEEVV, encoded by the coding sequence ATGACTTGGGCAGTTTTGCTTTCGTTAATTCTAATGAGTGCTGTTAAAATAGTAATGACCTGTATTCCAACATTTGGTGCGGAATGGCTGATCAGCAAATTTGAGATTCATTCAAAACTTACTGACTCAAATTCCACACTAACCATTAATGGGGATTTATTAGAAGGTGAAGACAAAATTCAGGTTATTAATTATTTTAACGAAGCTACATTTTTTAAAAAATATTATATATATCCAGGGAGCGAGAAATTATTTTTACATCCAGAGAACGGTGGGACTCCAATAGTCATTGAGACTAAAAGAGGAAAAAAGGATGTTAGGTTATTTGTATACAGTTACAAAGATCACGTTTATGTAGTAAAACAGAACAAAAAGAAAATAGCCGCCTACAGTCTGCTTTCTGATAGCCTCCAAAAACGTTCTAATTCAGTAACAGAGGAAGTCGTTTAA
- a CDS encoding methionine biosynthesis PLP-dependent protein → MSERIETILAQIGNRSENVTGTVNPPVYFSTAYRHNGIGESTGFDYIRTGNPTRTILEKAIAELEHGDQGYAFSSGMAAIQTLMALFKSGDEFIVSSDLYGGTYRLFEREWRKYGLVFHYADFKDEDCTQRLINERTKAIFLETPTNPLMQETEVSKIAKITRDNNLLLIVDNTFYTPILQTPILDGADIVIHSATKYLGGHNDVLAGLVVAKGTELCEELAQHHNAIGGVLSPFDSWLLIRGMKTLALRMNQHEKNAAQLAAFLENQTEVTDVLYPGKGGMLSFRLQKEEWVNPFLKALKTITFAESLGGLESFITYPATQTHMDIPEEIRAENGVCNRLLRFSVGIEYAGDLELDLTQAFERMKEAEKVEQR, encoded by the coding sequence ATGTCAGAACGCATTGAAACAATCTTGGCTCAAATTGGAAATCGAAGTGAAAACGTAACGGGAACAGTGAATCCGCCCGTCTATTTTTCTACAGCATACAGGCACAATGGAATTGGGGAATCAACTGGATTTGACTACATCCGCACTGGAAATCCTACTCGGACGATACTTGAAAAAGCCATTGCAGAGCTTGAGCATGGAGATCAGGGATATGCCTTCAGTTCAGGAATGGCTGCGATTCAGACATTGATGGCATTGTTTAAAAGCGGAGACGAGTTCATTGTTTCCTCAGATTTGTATGGAGGAACCTACCGTTTATTCGAGCGGGAATGGAGAAAATACGGACTTGTTTTTCATTACGCTGATTTTAAAGACGAAGACTGTACGCAGCGGCTGATCAATGAACGCACAAAGGCCATTTTTCTGGAAACCCCGACAAATCCTTTGATGCAGGAAACAGAGGTCAGCAAGATTGCAAAAATTACCCGCGATAACAATTTGCTGCTGATTGTCGACAACACGTTCTACACGCCTATCCTGCAAACGCCGATATTAGATGGAGCGGACATCGTTATACATAGTGCCACCAAATATTTGGGCGGACACAATGATGTGCTTGCCGGTTTGGTTGTTGCTAAGGGAACAGAGCTTTGTGAAGAGCTTGCACAACATCACAACGCAATCGGGGGGGTGCTTTCTCCTTTTGATTCCTGGCTCTTGATCCGCGGCATGAAAACCCTTGCCCTGCGGATGAACCAGCATGAGAAAAATGCCGCTCAGCTTGCAGCATTTCTTGAAAATCAAACAGAAGTGACAGACGTGCTTTATCCTGGCAAAGGCGGAATGCTTTCGTTCAGGCTGCAGAAGGAAGAATGGGTGAATCCATTTTTGAAAGCCTTAAAGACAATCACATTTGCAGAAAGCCTGGGCGGATTGGAAAGCTTTATCACATATCCAGCGACGCAGACTCATATGGATATTCCTGAAGAGATACGCGCGGAAAATGGCGTGTGCAACAGGCTATTGCGCTTTTCTGTCGGAATTGAATACGCAGGAGATTTGGAACTGGACTTAACACAGGCATTTGAACGGATGAAGGAGGCGGAGAAAGTTGAGCAGCGATGA
- a CDS encoding esterase family protein: MTAKAGIVKETLLYSKELEEEVTLLIYLPKNYSPLYKYSLIIAQDGQDYFRLGRIPRQTEELLSEKEIENVIIVGIPYRDVHDRRDKYHPEGPKQKAYIRFLANEVVPYLDKEFPTYQIGAGRALIGDSLAGTVSFMTALTYPNTFGKVMMQSPYSDEAVLQMVKDFSFPALLSVYHQIGTKETEVKTTDGAVQDFITPNRELHAAISAKGIPSVYEEFEGDHKWTFWQPSLKKILKTMF, translated from the coding sequence ATGACAGCGAAAGCAGGAATTGTAAAAGAGACGCTGCTTTATTCAAAAGAATTAGAAGAAGAAGTAACGCTCCTGATTTATTTGCCGAAGAATTATTCGCCTCTTTATAAGTACAGCCTGATCATTGCACAGGACGGTCAGGATTACTTCAGACTCGGGCGCATCCCAAGGCAGACAGAGGAGCTATTAAGTGAAAAAGAAATCGAAAATGTAATCATTGTAGGCATTCCGTATCGTGACGTGCATGATCGCCGTGATAAATATCATCCGGAAGGGCCGAAGCAAAAAGCCTATATTCGCTTTTTGGCTAATGAAGTTGTTCCCTATCTGGACAAGGAGTTTCCGACCTATCAAATAGGAGCCGGGCGAGCTCTAATCGGAGATTCTCTTGCTGGAACTGTATCCTTTATGACCGCTCTTACTTATCCGAATACGTTTGGAAAAGTAATGATGCAATCACCTTATTCAGATGAAGCTGTTCTGCAAATGGTGAAGGATTTTTCTTTCCCGGCTTTATTATCGGTCTATCACCAAATTGGCACGAAAGAAACAGAAGTCAAAACGACTGACGGCGCAGTGCAGGACTTCATTACCCCAAACAGGGAACTGCACGCGGCCATTTCCGCTAAAGGAATTCCATCCGTCTATGAAGAATTTGAAGGCGACCACAAATGGACGTTCTGGCAGCCGTCTTTGAAAAAGATTTTAAAAACAATGTTCTAA
- a CDS encoding GNAT family N-acetyltransferase has protein sequence MIARIVKSDEELQEAYDVRTKVFVEEQHVPEEEEIDQFEREASHVVLYDGDKPVGAGRFRILNGIGKIERICVLPDYRSKGAGKIIMEKLEEIAASKEMQKLKLNAQTHAEPFYEKLGYNTISKETFLDAGIPHVTMVKEIKA, from the coding sequence GTGATCGCAAGAATTGTAAAGTCAGATGAAGAATTGCAGGAAGCCTATGATGTCCGAACAAAAGTATTTGTAGAAGAGCAGCATGTGCCTGAAGAAGAAGAAATCGATCAGTTTGAAAGAGAAGCTTCTCACGTTGTTTTATATGACGGCGACAAGCCAGTTGGTGCAGGACGTTTTCGCATCCTGAACGGCATCGGCAAAATTGAACGAATTTGCGTGCTTCCTGATTACCGCTCTAAAGGCGCAGGCAAAATCATCATGGAAAAACTTGAAGAGATTGCTGCTTCAAAGGAAATGCAAAAACTAAAGCTGAATGCACAAACACATGCAGAGCCTTTCTATGAGAAGCTTGGCTATAACACCATTTCAAAAGAAACATTTTTAGATGCAGGCATTCCGCATGTTACGATGGTAAAAGAAATAAAAGCTTAA
- the metC gene encoding cystathionine beta-lyase codes for MSSDDWKFETKLLHNRQKVQKETGAVSVPIHHSSTFHQFDFDDYGKFDYSRSGNPTREALEETIAELEGGTKGFAFASGMAAISTCFLLLSKGDHVLITEDVYGGTYRIITDVLSRFGIEYSFVDMTDLHEVASHIKPNTKVIYVETPSNPLLKITDIQGITKLAKANNCLTFLDNTFLTPVLQRPLELGVDIVLHSATKFLAGHSDVLAGLAVVKDAELAAQVGKLQNAFGAVLGVQDSWLVLRGIKTLNVRLQQSSASARKLAEYLSKHKAVRHVYYPGLTFHPGHSIQRYQADGPGAVLSFTLADEDAVRTLVKNVELPVFAVSLGAVESILSYPARMSHAAMPKEERERRGISDGLLRISVGLEDADDLIKDFEQALAKLPAHANNKLRA; via the coding sequence TTGAGCAGCGATGATTGGAAGTTTGAGACGAAGCTTCTCCACAATCGTCAAAAGGTGCAAAAAGAAACTGGAGCGGTAAGCGTGCCGATCCATCATTCTTCTACTTTTCACCAATTTGACTTTGATGACTACGGAAAATTTGATTACAGCAGATCGGGGAACCCGACACGCGAGGCATTAGAAGAAACGATTGCCGAACTAGAAGGCGGCACAAAAGGATTTGCCTTTGCTTCTGGAATGGCGGCCATTTCAACCTGTTTCTTGCTCCTTTCTAAAGGAGACCACGTTTTAATTACTGAAGACGTATACGGCGGAACGTACCGGATCATCACAGATGTATTGAGCAGATTCGGCATTGAATACAGCTTTGTCGACATGACCGATTTGCATGAAGTGGCGTCACACATCAAGCCAAATACAAAAGTAATCTATGTTGAGACACCGTCAAATCCGCTTTTGAAAATTACCGACATCCAGGGCATTACGAAACTTGCAAAAGCAAATAACTGTTTAACATTTTTAGACAATACGTTTTTAACACCTGTTCTGCAGCGGCCGCTCGAGCTGGGAGTTGATATCGTACTTCACAGCGCAACCAAGTTTTTGGCCGGACACAGTGATGTCCTTGCAGGACTCGCAGTTGTAAAAGACGCAGAGCTTGCTGCACAGGTAGGAAAACTGCAAAATGCGTTCGGTGCGGTACTAGGAGTGCAGGACAGCTGGCTTGTGCTCCGCGGAATTAAAACACTGAACGTCAGACTTCAACAATCATCGGCATCTGCGCGGAAGCTGGCAGAGTACTTGTCTAAGCATAAAGCTGTCCGTCACGTTTATTATCCAGGATTAACGTTCCATCCTGGCCACTCAATTCAGCGTTACCAGGCGGACGGACCAGGTGCCGTGCTATCATTCACATTAGCCGATGAAGACGCTGTCCGCACCCTTGTTAAAAATGTCGAGCTCCCTGTATTCGCTGTAAGCCTCGGCGCAGTAGAATCTATTCTTTCCTACCCGGCGAGAATGTCTCACGCCGCTATGCCAAAAGAAGAGCGGGAGCGCCGCGGGATCTCGGACGGTTTATTGCGCATCAGCGTTGGCCTTGAGGATGCAGACGACTTGATCAAAGATTTTGAGCAGGCCTTGGCGAAGCTGCCTGCACATGCTAATAACAAGTTGAGAGCTTGA
- a CDS encoding DUF948 domain-containing protein, with product MLIELSAAGAALAFICLVGYLIQTLRRGMITLEETNDTLVEVRKAVHDLSGEAEDLIHSANQITVDVKSKMKSVEPLLESAQDMGEVIHSVTNTVKQAATGYGYGLPPVKNDKAPNREVKIKLK from the coding sequence ATGTTAATTGAGCTAAGTGCTGCCGGAGCTGCTTTAGCGTTTATTTGTCTTGTCGGGTATTTGATTCAAACGCTCAGAAGGGGAATGATTACACTCGAAGAGACTAATGATACGCTAGTTGAGGTAAGAAAGGCTGTTCATGATTTGTCTGGTGAGGCGGAGGATCTGATTCACTCTGCCAATCAAATTACAGTCGATGTGAAAAGCAAAATGAAATCAGTCGAACCTTTGCTAGAATCTGCTCAGGATATGGGCGAGGTCATCCACAGTGTAACGAATACGGTAAAACAGGCGGCAACTGGGTATGGATATGGACTTCCGCCGGTGAAAAACGATAAGGCACCAAACCGCGAAGTGAAAATTAAGCTAAAATGA
- a CDS encoding MBL fold metallo-hydrolase, which produces MKCIKLTEKCFYFQGAVNIGYIMSGNYGMLIDAGLDPQTAKKVCRQLSAQGFPLSHLFITHAHADHYGGAAYIQENHSVHTYASKEEAAILTNPILEPLYLFQGNKPLPELRNKFLEGAPIIIDEEVTEGKHQFGDVLFECMALPGHSLMQLGVMVDGILFAADAYFGAEQIKKHKIPYIIDAEDTLKSLEKLLTIECLGAVPGHGNYEEAFQETVKLNIEYHHHVLSVLLDILSSRPHTHEQVIQKMCRHFGVNPSSLSSWLLFRTAIMAYATKLIKDQKAEMVIEDAILYLKS; this is translated from the coding sequence ATGAAATGCATCAAACTAACGGAAAAATGCTTTTATTTTCAAGGTGCCGTCAATATCGGCTATATTATGAGCGGCAATTATGGCATGCTTATTGACGCAGGACTGGATCCTCAAACAGCAAAAAAGGTCTGCAGGCAATTATCGGCCCAAGGCTTTCCATTAAGCCATTTATTTATCACTCATGCTCACGCCGACCATTACGGCGGCGCAGCATATATTCAGGAAAATCATTCAGTTCATACATACGCTTCAAAAGAAGAGGCAGCCATATTAACCAATCCGATACTAGAACCGCTTTATTTATTTCAAGGCAACAAGCCACTTCCTGAGCTGCGGAACAAATTTCTGGAAGGGGCACCTATTATCATTGATGAAGAGGTAACGGAAGGAAAGCACCAATTTGGCGATGTCTTATTTGAATGCATGGCACTCCCCGGTCACAGTCTTATGCAGCTTGGCGTAATGGTGGACGGCATATTATTTGCTGCGGACGCCTATTTTGGTGCAGAACAGATAAAAAAACATAAGATTCCTTACATAATAGACGCCGAAGATACACTTAAATCCTTAGAAAAACTTTTAACCATCGAATGTCTAGGAGCGGTGCCGGGTCATGGAAATTATGAGGAAGCGTTTCAAGAAACGGTCAAGCTAAATATAGAGTATCATCATCACGTTCTTTCCGTCCTTTTGGACATTCTCTCAAGCCGTCCTCATACTCATGAACAAGTCATCCAAAAAATGTGCCGTCATTTTGGCGTTAATCCATCATCCCTTTCATCATGGCTGCTGTTTAGAACTGCAATCATGGCATACGCGACGAAGCTGATAAAAGATCAAAAAGCTGAAATGGTGATCGAGGATGCCATCCTTTATTTAAAAAGTTAA
- a CDS encoding stage VI sporulation protein F, which produces MDNHFFKNLEKKTGVNMKEVLDLANSLQNANFQDEQTVRSVIRRVSQIANKPVNKEMEDKIVNSIVNGKEKLDFGTISKMINKK; this is translated from the coding sequence ATGGATAATCACTTCTTTAAAAATCTTGAAAAGAAAACTGGCGTTAATATGAAGGAAGTATTAGATCTTGCCAACTCCCTTCAAAATGCCAATTTCCAAGATGAACAAACCGTCCGCAGCGTTATTCGCCGCGTCTCTCAAATTGCCAATAAGCCTGTTAATAAAGAAATGGAAGACAAAATCGTAAACAGCATTGTGAATGGAAAAGAGAAGCTGGACTTTGGAACAATTTCTAAGATGATTAATAAGAAATAA
- a CDS encoding YjcZ family sporulation protein has product MGYGYYGGCGYGGGYQGGGYCGSTFVLIVVLFILLIIVLGASFC; this is encoded by the coding sequence ATGGGTTACGGATACTATGGCGGCTGTGGCTACGGCGGCGGTTACCAAGGCGGAGGATACTGCGGTTCAACATTTGTTTTAATCGTAGTATTGTTCATCTTATTGATCATTGTATTAGGTGCTTCTTTCTGCTAA